The stretch of DNA CAGTCGCAGCAGCCCTGGCAACCCTGGCCTTCTCGGCGTCGGCCATGACCCCGATCCAGGACGCTGAACTGAGCACCGTCAGCGGCCAGGATGGCGTGTCGATCGCCGCCAACCTGAACATCAAAATCGATTCCTTCACGTACACCGATACCGATGCGCTGGACGCCAACGGTCTGGGCGGTGGTTCGGTATCGTTCAACGGCATCAAGGTCAACGGCCTGATCGCGGCCAACATCGACATCCTGTCGAAAGCCTCGTTCCTGCAGGCTGCCGGCGCCGCGGGCGTGACCAATCCAGGCACCTTCTACAAC from Duganella dendranthematis encodes:
- a CDS encoding DUF6160 family protein, translating into MQIIKTAVAAALATLAFSASAMTPIQDAELSTVSGQDGVSIAANLNIKIDSFTYTDTDALDANGLGGGSVSFNGIKVNGLIAANIDILSKASFLQAAGAAGVTNPGTFYNPATGGDVVQIAIPQSVVADGHYLNVSVDAIKMGNSAASFGSVAMNQIDMRGTTVWIFAH